Proteins from one Desulforhopalus sp. genomic window:
- a CDS encoding ATP-binding protein: MIPKQKPKGRWHLHTSPWAIIGSVIILLIVVVVFAAQNYSREKQYMSRILAEKGAVIAKAVEAGARTGMMGMMWGGSQVQKLIEETAQLPGVLYITVTNRDGLVQASSNRELVGTRLAGLLVPGVQPSETISWRFKDIGNQQQSFEVSRAFTLITGQTGGMHHQSSATMSQCDDWCSARGEGEGEKVILVGLDPKPFQDAAREDIRNTAIISGVLIVLGMAGFISMFWLQSYRTTQRSLQDTSAIADQVVKSLPVGLVATDKDGKISIYNKAAERITGLDLKNARGNEPASIMPANFCGLREYLDRGESISEKEMECEFTADKIVPISISASSIVNEEGTFVGQVLILRDLGEIRRLEEEVRRKEKLAAIGGLAAGVAHEIRNPLSSIKGIASYYKSKFTDGSEDKEMAEVMIEEVDRLGRVISQLLEFARPAELNLRPANLNEILEHSARLVKQEAIAKNIQIDLNLSPKGEPVLADPDRLTQCFLNLYLNGLQAMENGGRLIISSFIRNGGFAVDIKDSGSGISADDLTKIFDPYFTTKTKGTGLGLAIVHKIVEAHQGQVKVRSTIGQGTVFSIILPLRPTR; encoded by the coding sequence ATGATTCCAAAACAAAAGCCCAAGGGTCGTTGGCACTTGCACACATCACCGTGGGCGATCATCGGATCGGTGATCATCCTGCTGATTGTCGTGGTGGTGTTTGCGGCACAAAATTACAGTCGGGAAAAACAATACATGTCCCGGATCCTGGCCGAAAAAGGGGCGGTAATTGCCAAGGCGGTAGAAGCCGGAGCCCGGACAGGAATGATGGGCATGATGTGGGGGGGAAGTCAGGTCCAGAAATTGATCGAGGAGACCGCCCAGCTGCCCGGCGTGCTCTATATAACAGTGACAAACCGTGACGGTCTGGTTCAGGCGAGCAGCAATCGTGAACTGGTCGGGACCCGCCTTGCCGGTCTCTTGGTGCCCGGTGTGCAACCGTCCGAAACAATCAGCTGGCGATTTAAGGATATCGGCAACCAGCAGCAATCGTTTGAAGTTTCCAGGGCCTTCACATTGATTACCGGCCAGACTGGTGGGATGCACCACCAAAGCAGCGCGACAATGTCGCAGTGTGACGATTGGTGTTCTGCACGGGGAGAAGGTGAAGGAGAGAAAGTCATCTTGGTTGGCTTGGATCCCAAACCTTTTCAGGATGCCGCCAGAGAGGATATTCGCAACACCGCGATCATTTCAGGCGTTTTAATTGTGCTGGGGATGGCAGGCTTCATTTCTATGTTTTGGCTGCAGAGCTATCGCACGACCCAAAGGTCGCTTCAGGATACCAGCGCCATTGCCGATCAGGTCGTCAAAAGCCTTCCCGTGGGGCTGGTTGCAACCGATAAGGATGGAAAAATATCAATTTACAACAAGGCCGCCGAGCGGATAACCGGACTTGATTTAAAGAATGCCCGTGGAAATGAACCGGCGAGTATAATGCCGGCAAATTTTTGCGGTTTGAGGGAATATCTGGATCGTGGCGAGTCCATATCCGAAAAAGAAATGGAGTGTGAATTCACCGCGGATAAAATTGTCCCGATCAGCATTAGTGCTTCGAGCATCGTCAATGAAGAAGGGACATTTGTCGGGCAAGTGCTGATTCTTCGCGACCTGGGTGAGATCCGCCGGCTGGAGGAGGAAGTTCGCCGCAAGGAAAAACTGGCGGCTATCGGTGGTCTTGCCGCCGGTGTGGCCCACGAAATCCGCAACCCGTTGAGTTCCATCAAGGGCATCGCCTCCTATTACAAAAGCAAATTTACAGATGGCAGCGAGGATAAAGAGATGGCCGAGGTCATGATCGAGGAGGTGGATCGTTTGGGCCGGGTTATCAGCCAATTACTGGAATTTGCGAGACCGGCTGAGTTGAACCTGAGACCGGCCAATCTTAATGAAATCCTGGAACATTCGGCCCGACTGGTAAAACAGGAAGCAATCGCCAAAAATATCCAGATTGACTTGAACCTCAGCCCAAAAGGGGAGCCGGTATTGGCCGATCCGGATCGGCTGACCCAGTGTTTTCTAAATTTATACCTGAATGGTCTGCAAGCCATGGAAAATGGTGGCCGACTGATAATCAGCAGTTTCATCAGGAACGGCGGCTTTGCCGTCGACATCAAGGACAGTGGTTCGGGAATATCCGCAGATGATTTAACCAAAATATTCGACCCGTATTTTACCACGAAGACGAAGGGCACCGGGCTGGGCTTGGCAATTGTCCACAAGATTGTCGAAGCCCACCAGGGTCAAGTGAAAGTGCGCAGCACTATCGGTCAAGGCACGGTGTTTTCCATTATTCTGCCGCTAAGGCCAACTCGATGA
- a CDS encoding sigma-54 dependent transcriptional regulator: MSTQQKPAHVLIVDDDSNHLKILQTIVRSWGYQVSVADDGSVAVEKVKERPFDLVLMDVRMTRMNGIEALRHIKQYNPAIPILIMTAYSSVDTAVEALKAGAYDYLIKPLDFEVLKLSLSRTLEHSGLKAENATLKSKMGADYDLKNIIGKSKPMKELVEMLAMIAPSEATVLITGKSGTGKELIAKSIHHNSRRKDQSLVVVNCAALTETLLESELFGHEKGAFTGADKRREGRFMLADKGTIFLDEIGETSAAMQAKLLRVIQEREIQRVGGEETLSVDVRILAATNRNLEEEVKSGKFREDLFYRLNVVTLRVPPLCERQDDIPLLAQYFLEKFATKNHKQVKGFSPLAMDMLLKHAWPGNVRELENTIERAVILLLDAHITEKELPATITDAYTEKSDWVEQSVAPTVAAIRPLEEIEREAILATLEDSGGNKSVTAKNLGINRKTLYKKLKEYGID, encoded by the coding sequence ATGAGTACACAACAAAAACCCGCGCATGTCCTTATCGTCGATGACGATTCGAACCATTTGAAAATTCTGCAAACCATAGTCAGAAGCTGGGGCTACCAGGTCTCTGTGGCCGACGATGGCAGCGTTGCGGTTGAAAAAGTCAAAGAGCGACCGTTTGATTTGGTCCTGATGGATGTCCGTATGACCCGGATGAATGGGATCGAAGCACTTCGACACATCAAACAATACAACCCGGCCATTCCGATTCTCATCATGACCGCCTACTCTTCGGTCGATACGGCTGTCGAGGCACTGAAAGCCGGGGCTTATGATTATTTGATCAAACCCCTGGACTTCGAGGTACTCAAACTCAGTCTGTCACGCACCTTGGAGCATTCTGGCCTGAAAGCCGAAAATGCAACGTTGAAATCGAAGATGGGTGCCGATTACGACTTGAAAAATATCATCGGCAAGAGCAAGCCGATGAAGGAACTGGTCGAAATGCTGGCCATGATCGCGCCTTCGGAGGCAACCGTTTTGATCACCGGGAAAAGCGGAACGGGGAAAGAGCTGATCGCCAAATCCATCCATCACAACAGCCGGCGGAAGGACCAGTCTCTGGTGGTGGTCAACTGTGCAGCGCTTACCGAGACCTTGCTCGAATCGGAACTCTTCGGTCATGAGAAAGGGGCGTTTACCGGAGCCGACAAACGCCGTGAGGGTCGCTTCATGCTGGCCGACAAGGGAACCATTTTTCTTGATGAAATCGGCGAAACCTCCGCAGCGATGCAGGCCAAACTGCTGCGGGTCATTCAGGAAAGGGAAATCCAGCGGGTTGGCGGGGAAGAGACGTTGAGCGTGGATGTGCGCATTTTGGCCGCAACCAATCGAAACCTGGAAGAGGAGGTAAAAAGCGGAAAATTTCGCGAAGATCTTTTCTACCGGCTGAATGTTGTTACTCTTCGAGTTCCCCCCCTCTGCGAACGGCAAGATGACATACCACTCCTCGCCCAATATTTTCTCGAAAAATTCGCAACCAAAAACCATAAACAGGTCAAGGGGTTTTCACCGTTGGCCATGGATATGCTGTTGAAACACGCCTGGCCCGGTAATGTACGGGAGTTGGAAAACACCATCGAACGGGCCGTAATTCTTCTGTTGGATGCACATATCACCGAAAAGGAATTGCCTGCTACGATCACCGATGCCTATACCGAAAAAAGCGATTGGGTAGAGCAATCCGTGGCACCGACGGTTGCAGCCATCCGTCCTTTGGAAGAAATCGAGAGAGAAGCCATTTTGGCAACACTTGAAGACAGCGGCGGCAATAAAAGCGTCACCGCTAAAAACTTAGGGATAAACAGAAAGACTCTCTATAAGAAATTGAAAGAATACGGCATTGATTGA
- a CDS encoding metallophosphatase family protein, with protein MRLAVLSDIHGNLEAFYRCLNDIELSGVDRIVNLGDSIGYGPQPEEVLNLLKKRGIPNILGNHELAAIDINFRLWLTPRTLESIKHTLKYLSSSSLLYIKNLPTCSVVEGALLVHGCPPDSPTMYLNQMSLSEIRETFESNKFIIAFAGHTHRLMLIRYDGKDLAFIPLSNDTIVLEQGYRYIVNVGSVGQPRDDDPRAKYVIWDNSLNTIEIRRISYDIDKTAATIMKRGFQRRDADRLFLGESKQTEK; from the coding sequence ATGCGACTGGCGGTGCTGTCGGATATTCATGGCAATCTGGAGGCATTCTATCGTTGTTTGAACGATATTGAACTTTCCGGTGTCGATCGGATCGTCAACCTGGGGGATAGCATCGGATATGGTCCGCAGCCGGAAGAGGTTCTCAACCTGTTGAAGAAGAGAGGCATTCCAAATATCCTTGGTAACCACGAACTGGCGGCAATCGATATTAATTTCCGCCTCTGGTTAACACCACGAACGCTTGAATCCATCAAGCATACATTGAAATATCTCTCATCCTCGTCTCTGTTATATATCAAAAATCTTCCGACCTGTAGTGTAGTTGAAGGGGCGCTTCTGGTGCATGGCTGTCCTCCTGATTCACCGACAATGTATCTAAACCAAATGAGTTTATCAGAAATCAGAGAGACTTTTGAATCAAACAAGTTCATCATTGCCTTTGCTGGGCATACCCACCGTCTGATGCTCATTCGCTATGACGGAAAAGATCTTGCATTCATACCTTTGAGCAACGACACCATCGTGCTTGAACAGGGGTATCGGTACATCGTAAACGTGGGCAGCGTTGGCCAGCCCCGAGATGACGATCCGCGTGCAAAATATGTGATCTGGGACAACAGTCTCAACACCATCGAGATTCGGCGCATCTCATATGATATTGACAAGACGGCTGCTACAATCATGAAACGAGGTTTTCAGCGCAGGGATGCGGACCGGCTCTTTTTAGGGGAGAGTAAGCAAACCGAAAAATAA
- a CDS encoding bifunctional serine/threonine-protein kinase/formylglycine-generating enzyme family protein, translating to MTTLSENLFKAGDVLNQKWVILEFIGKGGVGEVYRAHQVSLNRDVAIKVMLKEWLEGLDKDDEEAETLAQRFRREVQAMALICHPNVLQVFDYDSVTVQRCGQDTPIEYIAMEYVSGGTLRTTMSEEGFYPDQAAIGRWITNYFIPVLVGVQALHDLEIVHRDLKPENILMENTIPKIADFGLARSCRLKPVTQSIDVKGSPQYMSPEHYFDFKRADKRADIYSLGKILFEAVEGKIKSSTIPFQRVGLTKTESPFLQQLNRIIQSATAEKKEERTESVQDLREQLEQVVKAFEAQGLSASPDRRRPVSLFARPKWLWAGIVVITLFAVFVTIWHFMGEPGWNFTKAGFEQGQGGHESPTKSDNAEATANLDTVDSLTDSEHIGNQHLITGGELIIPASASGSDKQTVQLEPFYIDEFLVTNQQFVDFLNHNLAKISLEKDVVTGDGANWLLLGEVRAGYEPIVYKNEKFHISNPAYISNPALRVTGYGATAFANFFDRRLLMEAELLYVMIKGAAQLNTKEEPLPSDRSANTRIESHLDKLVFSMALFTPNTLGIRGLNEGLGEWVLKSSTASSEDQTKMRKYAVIGGLEGTHPNSPLPKSVARFAWEGFEEIGFRTAKTAADSASLR from the coding sequence ATGACAACGTTAAGTGAAAACCTGTTCAAGGCTGGTGATGTGCTTAACCAAAAGTGGGTAATTCTCGAATTTATCGGCAAAGGAGGTGTGGGCGAGGTTTATCGGGCACATCAGGTCAGCCTTAATCGGGATGTTGCTATAAAGGTAATGCTGAAAGAATGGCTCGAAGGCCTTGATAAGGATGATGAAGAGGCTGAAACGCTGGCCCAACGGTTCCGGCGGGAAGTCCAAGCCATGGCGCTGATTTGTCACCCCAATGTATTGCAAGTCTTTGATTACGATTCCGTCACCGTGCAAAGGTGCGGTCAAGACACGCCCATTGAGTATATCGCCATGGAGTATGTTTCAGGCGGGACATTACGGACAACCATGTCGGAGGAAGGTTTTTATCCTGACCAAGCCGCTATCGGGAGGTGGATCACAAATTATTTTATCCCTGTGCTGGTGGGAGTTCAGGCCCTGCATGATCTTGAAATTGTGCATCGTGATTTAAAACCTGAAAATATTCTCATGGAGAATACCATCCCGAAGATTGCCGACTTCGGCCTGGCGCGTTCCTGCAGATTAAAGCCGGTAACTCAATCGATCGACGTTAAAGGCTCTCCTCAATATATGTCCCCCGAGCATTATTTTGATTTCAAAAGGGCCGATAAAAGAGCCGACATTTATTCCCTTGGCAAGATTTTATTTGAAGCTGTCGAGGGGAAAATCAAATCGAGTACGATACCGTTCCAAAGGGTCGGGCTAACCAAAACCGAATCCCCATTTCTCCAACAACTGAACCGAATCATTCAAAGCGCCACAGCGGAGAAAAAAGAAGAGAGGACAGAATCCGTTCAAGATTTGCGCGAGCAACTCGAGCAAGTCGTTAAGGCGTTCGAGGCCCAAGGACTCTCCGCGTCTCCTGACAGAAGAAGACCTGTATCCCTGTTTGCCCGGCCCAAATGGCTCTGGGCGGGAATCGTTGTTATTACACTTTTTGCAGTATTCGTAACCATATGGCACTTCATGGGTGAGCCCGGATGGAATTTTACCAAGGCCGGTTTTGAACAAGGCCAGGGCGGGCATGAATCACCAACAAAATCCGATAACGCCGAGGCCACCGCAAACTTGGATACCGTTGACTCTTTGACCGACTCTGAGCATATAGGAAACCAACACCTCATTACGGGTGGAGAGTTAATTATACCGGCGAGCGCCTCTGGGAGTGATAAGCAAACGGTTCAGCTCGAACCCTTCTACATCGATGAATTTTTAGTCACCAATCAGCAATTCGTCGATTTTCTCAATCACAATCTTGCCAAAATCAGTTTAGAAAAAGACGTGGTGACAGGCGATGGCGCAAACTGGTTACTTTTGGGTGAAGTACGTGCAGGTTACGAACCGATTGTATACAAAAATGAAAAATTTCATATAAGTAACCCAGCCTATATATCCAATCCAGCCCTGCGGGTAACCGGCTATGGCGCCACGGCCTTCGCCAATTTTTTTGACAGGCGGTTACTGATGGAGGCAGAGCTGTTGTATGTAATGATCAAGGGCGCGGCGCAATTAAATACGAAAGAGGAACCCCTCCCCAGCGACCGAAGTGCAAACACAAGAATTGAATCACACCTTGACAAGCTGGTCTTTTCGATGGCACTTTTCACTCCGAACACATTGGGTATCCGAGGCTTGAATGAGGGACTCGGTGAGTGGGTATTGAAAAGCTCGACCGCTTCTTCTGAGGATCAAACGAAAATGAGGAAATATGCTGTTATCGGTGGGCTAGAGGGCACACACCCAAATAGCCCCTTGCCGAAAAGTGTAGCTCGTTTTGCCTGGGAGGGGTTCGAAGAAATTGGTTTTAGAACAGCAAAGACCGCTGCTGACAGTGCGTCATTAAGATAA
- a CDS encoding sigma-54 dependent transcriptional regulator — protein MNGKILIVDDDAAHLHMLRTILKSQGHAVDSAMNGEDAVRMVKDTPCDLILMDVRMANMGGIEALRQIKEFNPAIPIIIMTAYSSVDTAVEAMKLGAHDYLTKPLNFEELKLIIDRAMEHLQLTLENKSFKEQAAAENRFSAIIGSSSSMKRVVDMARVVAPTEATVLITGESGTGKELFAKAIHTNSERKNGPLVTVNCAALTETLLESELFGHEKGAFTGADRQRNGRFMQADKGTIFLDELGEIPLSMQAKILRTIQEREIQRLGSDKTLKVDVRIIAATNRILEDDVKEGKFREDLFYRLNVMNLHVPPLRERQDDISLLAMHFLKKYALKNRKDLRGFTPIAMNVLAKSGWQGNVRELENVIERAVILTMSSYISDADLPLSLMATYRKDHKNNVPTSGLGGKTLDEIESQAILETLEQTQGNKSEAAKMLDITRTTLNNKLKKITSRGDLNDNVK, from the coding sequence ATGAACGGAAAAATTCTGATTGTCGATGATGACGCGGCCCATCTGCACATGCTGCGGACCATCTTGAAAAGCCAGGGTCACGCTGTTGACAGTGCCATGAACGGAGAAGACGCCGTCCGCATGGTCAAAGACACCCCCTGTGACCTTATTTTAATGGATGTGCGCATGGCTAATATGGGCGGCATCGAGGCATTGCGGCAAATCAAGGAGTTCAATCCAGCCATACCGATCATCATCATGACCGCCTATTCATCGGTGGATACCGCCGTGGAGGCTATGAAACTCGGGGCCCATGACTATCTCACTAAACCTTTGAACTTTGAAGAACTGAAGCTCATCATCGATCGGGCCATGGAGCATCTGCAACTTACCCTGGAAAACAAGTCGTTTAAAGAACAGGCCGCAGCCGAAAACCGTTTCTCAGCAATCATCGGCTCCAGCTCTTCCATGAAACGAGTAGTAGACATGGCCAGGGTTGTTGCGCCCACTGAAGCAACCGTGCTGATCACCGGGGAAAGTGGCACCGGCAAGGAATTGTTTGCCAAAGCCATCCATACCAACAGTGAGAGGAAGAATGGTCCACTGGTGACGGTGAATTGCGCGGCACTCACCGAGACTCTTCTTGAATCGGAATTGTTCGGACATGAAAAAGGTGCCTTCACCGGCGCTGACCGACAACGAAACGGCCGGTTTATGCAGGCCGACAAAGGGACAATTTTTCTCGATGAGCTTGGCGAAATCCCCCTGTCGATGCAGGCCAAAATCCTCAGAACCATTCAGGAAAGGGAAATCCAGCGTTTGGGGAGCGACAAAACCTTAAAAGTCGATGTGCGGATTATTGCCGCAACCAACCGAATTCTTGAGGACGATGTCAAAGAAGGAAAATTCCGTGAGGACTTATTCTACCGCCTCAACGTGATGAATCTCCATGTTCCGCCACTGAGAGAGCGACAAGACGATATCTCCCTTTTAGCCATGCACTTTCTCAAGAAGTATGCCCTGAAAAACCGAAAAGACTTGCGGGGCTTCACCCCCATTGCCATGAATGTGCTGGCCAAGAGTGGCTGGCAGGGCAATGTCAGGGAACTGGAAAACGTCATCGAGCGGGCGGTGATCCTTACCATGAGCTCCTACATCTCCGATGCGGATCTGCCTCTGTCCTTGATGGCCACGTACCGCAAAGATCATAAGAACAATGTACCCACCTCCGGTCTCGGTGGCAAAACCCTGGATGAGATCGAAAGCCAGGCCATTCTTGAAACCCTTGAACAAACCCAGGGCAACAAAAGTGAAGCCGCCAAAATGCTGGACATCACGAGAACAACCCTTAACAACAAATTGAAAAAAATAACATCTCGGGGTGATTTGAATGACAACGTTAAGTGA
- a CDS encoding ATP-binding protein: MVSEWLAGRKVYAPSWMIIGISLVLMAVVIFMGVANYNREKIHMGVILREKGAALIWSFEAGAQAGMAGVFGSDARLQTLLEKTASRHDISYIALVDRNGVILAHNDKKMIGKSVEAFAVNDSFAPKDALQWRTVAGKDQQRLFEVFKNFLPTTHHEETMEEVRTEHEMSCSREWLKDIPEDRILDMTHRPTVIVGMDIQPFDEVMVKDIRNSLISAGLVFLLALGGVISLFWAQTYLNSRKLLQDIRAFASEIVRNLPVGILVVSKDNKIRYINSVACSLLAVRPETAEGAPARSILPIIVLELRTSISREKSVVEKELNLTGPESTRIPVNVSTTNIVGEDGQYIGYMFVLKDLSELRLLELKIRQREKLAAIGDLAAGIAHEVRNPLSSIKGYVTYSGSLFPKDSENRRTAEITAEEVDRVNRVISELLEFARPSDLKLKTTDIVKLIEHATGIVAQEAAFAGVTMVKQFGHNPPPVMIDPDRITQVILNLLINAVQAMEKGGQLTVETRRENESIVIDISDTGPGISPKDQSNVFNPYFTTKKKGTGLGLAIVHKIVEDHGGSIRIHSEEGHGTRVSMRLPFHPHQET; the protein is encoded by the coding sequence ATGGTTTCAGAATGGTTGGCAGGTAGAAAAGTGTATGCACCCTCATGGATGATCATTGGCATCAGTCTGGTGCTCATGGCTGTGGTTATTTTTATGGGAGTCGCCAATTACAACCGGGAAAAAATCCATATGGGCGTAATTCTCAGGGAAAAAGGCGCTGCTCTGATTTGGTCTTTTGAAGCGGGAGCGCAGGCCGGAATGGCGGGAGTGTTCGGCAGCGATGCCCGCTTGCAAACCCTTTTGGAGAAAACTGCGTCCCGGCATGATATCTCCTATATTGCCCTGGTTGACCGAAACGGGGTGATACTCGCGCACAATGATAAAAAAATGATCGGCAAATCAGTAGAAGCTTTTGCCGTTAACGACTCGTTTGCGCCAAAAGACGCTCTCCAATGGCGAACGGTAGCGGGAAAAGACCAGCAAAGGCTTTTCGAGGTGTTTAAAAATTTTCTGCCGACAACCCATCATGAAGAAACCATGGAGGAGGTGCGGACCGAACATGAAATGTCATGTTCTCGAGAGTGGTTAAAAGACATCCCCGAAGACCGGATATTGGACATGACTCACCGGCCAACGGTCATCGTCGGCATGGATATCCAACCCTTCGACGAGGTTATGGTTAAAGATATTCGCAACAGTTTGATCTCTGCGGGGCTGGTCTTTCTTCTCGCCCTGGGCGGAGTGATTTCACTCTTCTGGGCGCAAACCTATTTGAATTCCCGCAAGCTGCTCCAGGATATCCGGGCCTTCGCCTCGGAAATTGTCAGGAACCTGCCGGTGGGAATCCTGGTGGTAAGTAAGGATAACAAGATCAGATATATTAACAGTGTGGCTTGCTCCCTTTTGGCGGTTCGTCCGGAGACGGCTGAAGGAGCTCCGGCTCGGTCCATTCTACCGATAATCGTGTTGGAATTACGCACAAGCATCAGTCGGGAAAAATCCGTCGTGGAGAAAGAATTGAACCTGACTGGTCCGGAAAGTACCAGAATTCCGGTGAATGTCAGTACGACCAACATCGTCGGCGAAGACGGTCAATACATCGGTTACATGTTTGTCCTGAAAGATTTATCGGAACTGCGTCTATTGGAATTAAAGATTCGCCAGCGGGAAAAGCTGGCGGCCATAGGCGACCTTGCCGCCGGTATCGCCCATGAAGTCAGGAACCCGTTAAGTTCGATCAAAGGGTACGTGACATATTCCGGCAGTCTTTTTCCTAAGGACAGTGAAAATCGGAGAACAGCTGAAATTACCGCAGAAGAGGTGGACCGGGTGAATCGGGTGATTTCCGAACTGCTTGAATTCGCCCGCCCGTCGGATCTCAAGTTAAAAACAACGGATATAGTAAAACTGATCGAACATGCAACGGGTATTGTTGCCCAGGAAGCTGCCTTTGCCGGGGTTACCATGGTGAAACAATTCGGCCATAACCCGCCGCCTGTGATGATCGATCCCGACCGGATAACCCAGGTAATTCTCAACCTCCTGATCAATGCCGTCCAGGCTATGGAAAAGGGCGGCCAGCTTACTGTCGAAACACGCCGGGAGAACGAATCGATTGTCATCGACATCTCGGATACCGGACCAGGGATTTCTCCCAAAGATCAGAGCAATGTGTTCAACCCGTATTTTACCACCAAAAAAAAGGGCACCGGATTGGGCTTGGCCATCGTCCATAAAATTGTAGAAGACCATGGCGGGTCAATTCGCATTCACAGCGAAGAAGGCCACGGAACACGTGTTTCGATGAGATTACCATTTCATCCTCACCAGGAAACTTGA
- a CDS encoding YnfA family protein, with protein sequence MLKTTLLFIATALAEIIGCFLPYLWLRKGGTLWLLLPAAVSLVLFVWLLSLHPVASGRVYAAYGGVYVTTALVWLRMVDGVELSTYDWIGAGVTLLGMAIIVVGWRS encoded by the coding sequence ATGCTGAAAACCACATTGCTCTTCATCGCCACAGCTTTGGCAGAAATCATCGGCTGCTTCCTGCCCTATTTGTGGTTGCGTAAGGGCGGGACTCTTTGGTTGCTGTTGCCTGCTGCCGTAAGCCTTGTTCTGTTTGTTTGGTTGCTGAGCCTGCATCCTGTTGCCAGCGGTCGGGTGTATGCGGCCTACGGCGGGGTCTATGTGACAACAGCCCTAGTCTGGCTGCGAATGGTTGATGGAGTTGAGTTATCTACTTATGATTGGATTGGTGCAGGTGTCACCTTGCTTGGTATGGCGATTATCGTGGTGGGATGGCGCTCGTAA
- a CDS encoding tetratricopeptide repeat protein, producing the protein MEFDAGLTIQGIDTHASYRFKLIEVTNMMYRKLMVLVFLATIVSGCGFADILNTTKGDRYLKTGEYSEAETTFKETVRKNPDDHVSQYYLGRFLLAQGKESESLPYFKKAAVLDSGNADYQFWLGVAHGKLGDVNAERVQYERTLKIDSNYLLANLYLGHLRLQNWEFRQAIKAYDAVLKEEPTNATALYNRALSLDLEGKDTSAKAAWLKYLKWYPAGRYAQKATDRLNTLGDFSYENHFFGRRTITLTEIKYSPSGNSVDISSISSLRLVGAILANLNKGTLQVVVYANKDTELARQRALAVKTTLLELVPAIAADRIKISWFGVPEKDIHGGKAYAKDQSVRFFLTDWKEA; encoded by the coding sequence TTGGAATTTGATGCCGGACTAACAATACAAGGTATAGACACACACGCTTCGTATCGTTTTAAACTCATTGAGGTAACTAATATGATGTACAGGAAACTTATGGTGCTGGTTTTCCTAGCAACCATTGTTTCGGGATGCGGATTTGCCGACATCCTTAACACAACCAAAGGCGATCGATATTTGAAAACCGGGGAATACAGTGAGGCGGAAACAACCTTTAAAGAGACTGTCAGGAAAAATCCGGACGATCATGTGTCTCAATATTATTTGGGCCGTTTTCTTCTTGCTCAGGGCAAGGAGTCGGAGTCTTTACCGTATTTCAAAAAGGCAGCCGTCCTTGATTCAGGGAACGCAGATTATCAATTCTGGCTTGGTGTCGCCCATGGCAAACTGGGAGATGTCAATGCTGAAAGGGTACAGTATGAACGAACCTTGAAAATCGACAGTAACTATCTGCTGGCGAATCTCTACTTGGGGCACCTGCGCTTACAGAACTGGGAATTCAGGCAGGCGATCAAAGCCTACGATGCAGTGCTGAAGGAAGAGCCGACGAATGCGACGGCTCTCTATAACAGAGCGCTGAGTTTGGACCTCGAAGGAAAGGATACTTCGGCGAAAGCGGCATGGCTGAAATATCTGAAATGGTACCCTGCCGGACGATATGCGCAGAAGGCAACCGATCGTCTCAATACGCTCGGGGATTTTTCTTATGAAAACCACTTTTTCGGCAGGCGGACCATAACTCTTACCGAGATTAAGTATTCACCATCGGGGAATAGCGTCGATATCTCTTCAATTTCCTCCTTGCGTCTGGTCGGGGCCATCCTTGCCAACCTTAATAAAGGGACGCTCCAGGTTGTTGTTTACGCAAATAAAGATACTGAACTCGCACGGCAAAGAGCATTGGCGGTCAAAACGACCTTGCTTGAACTTGTTCCTGCCATCGCTGCGGATCGTATCAAGATAAGTTGGTTTGGCGTGCCGGAAAAGGACATTCACGGAGGCAAGGCATATGCTAAAGACCAATCGGTTAGGTTCTTCCTTACGGACTGGAAAGAGGCTTGA